The following are encoded in a window of Castanea sativa cultivar Marrone di Chiusa Pesio chromosome 5, ASM4071231v1 genomic DNA:
- the LOC142636699 gene encoding arogenate dehydratase/prephenate dehydratase 1, chloroplastic translates to MALKASPIWVCPRTPCSDLGSSDLWSRNSGSAFNLRFDLEKSRKWECCCLAVLAQRAITPVEDEKPDVSSVGPSWGIERTQGNESRGFHKDLNLLPKPLSANDLSSCSKDGSKVRVAYQGLPGAYSEAAALKAYPKCETVPCDQFEEAFKAVELWLVDKAVLPIENSVGGSIHRNYDLLLRHRLNIVGEVQLQVNHCLLGLPGVRKEEIKNVLSHPQALAQCDVMLSNLGVVRINTDDTAGAAQMVASTGLRDTGAVASARAAEIYGLDVLAEKIQDDDDNITRFLVLAREHIIPGTDRPYKTSIVFTLEEGAGVLFKALAVFALRDINLTKIESRPQKQRPLRVVDDSNEGSAKYFDYMFYIDFQASMAEPRAQYALEHLQEFATFLRVLGCYPMDTVL, encoded by the exons atggctcTTAAAGCTTCTCCTATCTGGGTTTGTCCCAGAACTCCTTGTTCTGATTTGGGGTCCTCAGATTTGTGGTCTAGGAATTCTGGGTCAGCTTTCAATTTGAGGTTCGATTTGGAAAAGTCTCGCAAATGGGAATGTTGTTGTTTGGCTGTTTTGGCTCAGAGAGCTATCACTCCTGTGGAAGATGAGAAGCCAGACGTGTCTAGTGTTGGACCTTCTTGGGGCATTGAAAGGACTCAGGGCAATGAGTCCAGAGGATTTCACAAGGATTTGAACCTTCTTCCTA AACCTTTGTCTGCAAATGACCTTTCTTCTTGTTCAAAAGATGGTTCAAAAGTGCGGGTTGCCTATCAG GGGTTACCAGGAGCATATAGTGAGGCTGCAGCTCTGAAGGCATACCCCAAGTGTGAGACTGTCCCATGTGACCAGTTTGAAGAAGCATTCAAG GCTGTTGAACTGTGGTTAGTGGATAAAGCAGTTCTTCCAATTGAGAATTCTGTGGGTGGGAGCATTCACCGTAATTATGACTTGCTCCTTCGCCATAGGCTGAACATAGTCGGGGAGGTGCAGTTGCAAGTTAATCATTGCCTTTTAGGGTTGCCCGGTGTAAGAAAGGAGGagataaaaaatgttttgagCCATCCTCAG GCGCTTGCTCAATGTGACGTGATGCTTAGCAATTTAGGTGTTGTCAGGATAAATACTGATGATACTGCCGGTGCTGCTCAG ATGGTGGCGTCAACTGGCCTAAGAGATACTGGAGCTGTTGCAAGTGCTAGAGCTGCAGAAATATATGGGCTTGATGTACTTGCTGAAAAAATCCAG GATGATGACGATAATATTACTCGTTTTCTGGTACTTGCAAGAGAACATATAATTCCAGGAACTGACAGGCCTTATAAG ACAAGCATTGTTTTTACATTAGAAGAAGGTGCTGGTGTACTATTCAAAGCTTTGGCAGTGTTTGCTCTCAGGGACATTAATTTGACAAAG ATTGAGAGTCGCCCACAGAAACAGCGTCCTTTAAGGGTTGTTGACGATTCCAATGAAGGGAGTGCCAA GTACTTTGACTACATGTTCTACATTGATTTTCAAGCTTCTATGGCAGAGCCTCGCGCCCAATATGCTTTAGAACATCTGCAG GAATTTGCAACATTTCTTCGTGTACTTGGTTGCTATCCGATGGATACTGTTCTATAA
- the LOC142636700 gene encoding lactoylglutathione lyase GLX1 yields the protein MAEAHAAPNAELLEWPKKDKRRFLHVVYRVGDLDRTIKFYTECFGMKLLRKRDIPEEKYSNAFLGFGPEETNFVVELTYNYGVSSYDIGTGFGHFAVATQDVYKLVEDIRAKGGVVTREPGPVKGGQSVIAFVKDPDGYVFELIQRGPTPEPLCQVMLRVGDLDRSIKFYEQALGMRVVKKVDRPEYKYTLAMLGYAEEHETTVLELTYNYGVTEYTKGNAYAQIAIGTDDVYKSAEVVNLVTQELGGKITRQPGPIPGLNTKITSFLDPDGWKTVLVDNEDFLKELH from the exons ATGGCCGAGGCACATGCGGCTCCTAATGCTGAGTTATTGGAATGGCCTAAGAAGGACAAGCGTAGATTCCTTCATGTTGTATACCGTGTTGGTGATCTTGACCGTACCATCAA GTTTTATACTGAATGTTTTGGGATGAAGTTGCTGAGGAAAAGAGACATTCCTGAAGAGAAATACTCCAATGCCTTTCTTGGTTTTGGCCCGGAAGAGActaattttgttgtggagttgaCATACA ATTATGGTGTGTCTTCATATGATATTGGAACTGGTTTTGGTCATTTTGCTGTTGCAACTCAAGAT GTTTACAAATTGGTTGAAGACATCCGGGCCAAGGGTGGTGTTGTCACTAGAGAGCCTGGTCCTGTTAAAGGTGGACAATCTGTTATTGCCTTTGTGAAGGATCCTGATGGTTATGTTTTTGAGCTTATCCAAAGAGGTCCAACTCCTGAGCCACTCTGTCAAGTAATGCTTCGTGTTGGTGATTTGGATCGTTCAATCAAGTTTTATGAACAG GCCTTAGGAATGAGGGTAGTGAAGAAGGTTGATAGGCCTGAGTACAAG TACACCTTAGCCATGCTGGGTTATGCAGAGGAACATGAGACAACTGTTCTTGAGTTGACATACAATTATGGTGTGACTGAATATACCAAGGGGAATGCATATGCACAG ATTGCTATTGGCACTGATGATGTATACAAAAGTGCTGAGGTTGTCAACCTGGTCACACAAGAGCTTGGAGGAAAGATTACTCGACAACCAGGGCCAATTCCCGGACTCAACACCAAGATTACCTCTTTCTTGGATCCAGATGGCTGGAAAACT GTCCTCGTTGACAACGAAGATTTTCTGAAGGAACTGCATTGA
- the LOC142635659 gene encoding uncharacterized protein LOC142635659 gives MQLFRDVLDEYGFLDLGFVGNRFTWSKHFADGHSIWERLDRGVANANCFLKFPGTIVHHLHCTSSDHLPLCINLSGLEFPPQKKVFGFKEMWLLDARCAKLVEASWSSYSHGQGDGAIIKKVERCGRDLEWWNYNIFDNVRKELIKKKELLMVTENEAQVHRQNARVRAFKRRSILSWTRKHACGANDHAHFG, from the coding sequence ATGCAACTTTTTAGGGATGTGTTGGATGAGTATGGTTTCCTTGATCTTGGGTTTGTGGGTAATAGGTTCACATGGAGCAAGCATTTCGCTGACGGCCATTCTATTTGGGAGAGACTTGACCGGGGTGTGGCTAATGCTAATTGCTTCCTTAAATTTCCAGGTACGATTGTTCATCATCTCCATTGTACTTCATCAGATCACCTGCCTCTTTGTATTAATCTGTCAGGTTTGGAATTTCCACCACAAAAAAAGGTATTTGGATTCAAGGAGATGTGGCTTTTAGATGCAAGGTGTGCTAAACTAGTGGAGGCTTCATGGTCATCCTATTCCCATGGGCAAGGAGATGGTGCAATCATTAAAAAAGTGGAAAGATGTGGTCGTGACCTTGAGTGGTGGAACTACAACATTTTTGACAACGTGAGGAAGGaattgataaaaaagaaagagttgtTGATGGTTACCGAGAATGAGGCACAAGTACATAGGCAAAATGCACGGGTTAGGGCTTTTAAAAGGAGATCAATTCTCTCTTGGACAAGGAAGCACGCATGTGGAGCCAATGATCATGCACACTTTGGTTGA